A section of the Metabacillus endolithicus genome encodes:
- a CDS encoding mismatch-specific DNA-glycosylase, producing MEKDLDKISKGLDILFIGYNPSLVSGEVGHNYANKNNRFWKILYEAGLTDRLYLPEEDSTLCKMGYGFTNIVARPTRAADEITREEYQAGREVLKEKISFYKPKIAFFVGKGVYLQYTQSKKADWGKQDKSMVEGVIDYVAPSSSGLVRMKISDIIIIYKGVKDLLDSLNKF from the coding sequence ATGGAAAAAGATTTAGATAAAATCTCTAAAGGATTAGATATTCTTTTTATAGGCTATAACCCCAGCTTAGTTTCTGGTGAAGTGGGACATAATTATGCAAATAAAAATAACCGTTTTTGGAAAATTCTTTACGAAGCTGGATTAACAGATCGATTATACCTCCCTGAAGAAGATAGTACCTTATGTAAGATGGGGTATGGATTTACGAATATTGTGGCTAGACCAACACGAGCAGCAGATGAAATTACTAGAGAAGAATATCAAGCAGGAAGAGAAGTTCTGAAAGAGAAGATATCATTTTATAAGCCAAAGATTGCTTTTTTTGTCGGCAAAGGTGTGTATCTTCAGTACACTCAAAGTAAAAAGGCCGATTGGGGAAAACAAGATAAGAGTATGGTTGAAGGTGTTATAGATTATGTCGCACCCTCATCAAGCGGCTTAGTTCGAATGAAAATCTCTGATATCATAATAATCTATAAGGGTGTTAAGGATTTATTAGATAGCCTTAATAAATTTTAA
- a CDS encoding M15 family metallopeptidase: MFYLKLTLTFLFLFMLTACSVISGGLSFSGEQYGSYTKSISVQTNELLLESKYFNEVKQVDGNIQIENPDNILALVNKTYGLPAGYEPNDLTVPNVEFSFGDEDVPKKYLRKEAADALEKLFEYAKEEQIELYAVSGYRSYSRQQGIFNVEKEQSGEEHALAAVALPGKSEHQTGLAMDVTSKSVDLEITQDFGETKEGKWLRDNAHRAGFIIRYPLNKELVTQYQYEPWHIRYVGKEKATYIYENKLTLEEYFKKVRKI; encoded by the coding sequence ATGTTTTATCTAAAACTAACTCTTACATTTCTTTTTCTTTTTATGCTAACAGCTTGTTCTGTTATTTCAGGAGGATTATCCTTTAGTGGGGAACAATATGGTAGTTACACAAAGAGTATTTCTGTACAAACAAATGAACTTTTATTAGAGTCTAAATATTTTAATGAAGTTAAACAAGTAGATGGTAATATTCAAATAGAAAATCCTGACAATATTCTTGCTTTAGTAAATAAAACTTATGGTCTTCCTGCTGGTTACGAACCAAATGATTTAACAGTTCCTAATGTTGAATTTTCGTTTGGTGATGAAGATGTACCTAAAAAATATTTACGTAAAGAGGCAGCGGATGCTTTGGAGAAACTTTTCGAATATGCCAAAGAGGAACAAATTGAACTGTATGCAGTATCTGGTTATCGCTCTTATTCAAGGCAACAAGGAATTTTTAATGTGGAAAAAGAGCAAAGTGGCGAAGAGCATGCTTTAGCAGCTGTTGCTTTGCCTGGGAAAAGTGAACATCAAACAGGTTTAGCCATGGATGTTACAAGCAAAAGTGTAGATTTAGAGATTACTCAAGATTTTGGCGAAACAAAAGAGGGAAAGTGGTTGCGTGATAATGCACATCGAGCAGGATTTATTATCCGATATCCACTAAACAAGGAACTGGTTACACAATATCAATATGAACCATGGCATATTCGATATGTTGGCAAGGAAAAGGCAACATATATCTATGAAAATAAATTAACATTAGAGGAATACTTTAAAAAGGTAAGAAAAATATAG
- the deoD gene encoding purine-nucleoside phosphorylase, with amino-acid sequence MSVHIGAKENEIAETVLLPGDPLRAKYIAETFFEDVSCYNEVRGMLGFTGTYKGERISVQGTGMGVPSISIYINELMNSYGVQNLIRVGTCGAIQKDVKVRDVILAMSASTDSQMNRLTFGGVDYAPTANFELLKKAYDTGLEKGLNLKVGNIFTADMFYNDNAELEKWARYGILAIEMESAALYTLAAKFGRKALSVLTVSDHILTGEETTAEERQTTFNDMIVVALDAAIKKEI; translated from the coding sequence ATGAGTGTACATATAGGAGCAAAAGAAAATGAAATAGCAGAAACGGTTCTCTTACCAGGTGATCCACTACGTGCTAAGTATATAGCAGAAACATTTTTTGAAGATGTATCTTGTTATAATGAAGTAAGGGGAATGCTTGGTTTTACTGGTACATATAAAGGAGAGCGTATTTCAGTACAAGGGACAGGGATGGGAGTCCCATCTATTTCAATATACATAAATGAACTTATGAACAGTTATGGTGTTCAAAACCTTATCAGAGTAGGTACATGTGGTGCCATTCAAAAGGATGTTAAAGTAAGAGATGTTATTTTAGCGATGAGTGCTTCAACAGATTCACAAATGAATCGCTTAACGTTTGGTGGAGTTGATTATGCGCCGACTGCTAATTTTGAGCTACTAAAAAAAGCGTATGATACTGGTCTTGAAAAAGGACTTAACCTTAAAGTTGGAAACATCTTTACAGCTGATATGTTTTATAATGATAACGCTGAACTTGAGAAATGGGCTAGATATGGCATACTTGCAATAGAAATGGAGTCTGCTGCATTGTATACATTAGCAGCAAAATTTGGTCGTAAAGCATTATCTGTTCTAACAGTAAGCGACCATATCTTAACTGGAGAAGAAACAACTGCTGAGGAACGTCAAACTACCTTTAATGATATGATTGTTGTTGCGTTAGATGCTGCAATAAAAAAAGAAATATAA
- a CDS encoding YodL domain-containing protein: MVYSLLVRKRTLSFDITIFQTPSFGEKKGYKDVYRLILEGNNHKDVLEKVFQTFNVADRMPADYDARYLSTGDIVLIDEGKKGQTYYKLCPQGWQIINRIHVR, from the coding sequence ATGGTCTATTCCTTGTTAGTAAGAAAACGTACTTTATCTTTTGATATTACCATTTTCCAAACTCCGAGTTTTGGAGAGAAAAAAGGGTACAAAGATGTTTATCGGCTTATACTTGAAGGAAATAACCACAAGGATGTTTTAGAAAAAGTATTTCAAACTTTTAATGTGGCGGATCGCATGCCTGCAGATTATGATGCAAGGTATTTAAGTACGGGTGATATTGTTTTAATTGATGAGGGAAAAAAGGGGCAAACTTATTACAAGCTCTGTCCTCAAGGATGGCAGATTATCAACCGAATACATGTAAGATAA
- a CDS encoding phosphatase PAP2 family protein, producing the protein MKWFVIAACLIFVTCASVYSTDFFYNIDVSVTLFFEKLRLPFLTDVFLVITEMGSLKFYLPLCLVIGLYFLFKRKIVGVIFLFVVLYSVRQLNYQLKELFSRERPSFDAVYEASHYSFPSGHAMNSAAIYGFISFLLLFYIIKNPNKRIIAAIITAVLVFLIGVSRIYLGVHYLTDVLAGWSAGFIWLVILSAIFAKIHQFIDKNRRY; encoded by the coding sequence GTGAAATGGTTTGTAATTGCTGCATGTTTAATTTTTGTAACCTGTGCATCTGTTTATTCAACTGATTTTTTTTACAACATAGATGTTAGTGTTACTCTTTTCTTTGAGAAATTACGTTTACCATTTTTAACAGACGTATTTTTGGTCATTACCGAAATGGGATCTTTAAAATTTTATTTACCACTATGTCTTGTTATTGGACTCTATTTTTTATTTAAGCGAAAAATAGTTGGAGTCATTTTCTTATTTGTGGTGCTGTACAGTGTCAGGCAGCTTAATTATCAATTAAAAGAGTTATTCTCGCGGGAACGACCATCGTTTGATGCTGTTTATGAAGCATCTCATTATAGCTTCCCTAGTGGACATGCTATGAATTCAGCGGCCATTTATGGATTTATTAGCTTTTTATTGTTATTTTACATAATAAAGAATCCTAATAAAAGAATAATAGCAGCAATCATAACAGCTGTACTAGTATTTTTAATCGGTGTTAGTAGAATTTATTTAGGTGTTCATTATCTAACAGACGTATTAGCAGGTTGGAGTGCAGGTTTTATTTGGTTAGTTATTTTGTCTGCAATATTTGCTAAAATCCATCAATTTATCGACAAAAATAGAAGGTATTAG
- a CDS encoding MerR family transcriptional regulator — MEYTVKKLATLAGVSTRTLRYYDEIGILKPARINSSGYRIYGHDEVNKLQQIMFYRELGVDLDSIKQILSSPSFDQTAALEEHLENLLSKRAQLNVLIENVTKTIATKEGRITMSDNEKFEGFKDQLIEENEQKYGEEIRSKYGNATVDKSNNKLKNMSQYQYSQAEQLGADILNILNEAFKTGDPGSELAQKTADLHRQWLSLYWDHYTKEAHAGLAQMYVEDERFSAYYDKENKGTAEFLRDAILIYTSQNKAEE, encoded by the coding sequence ATGGAATACACAGTAAAAAAGCTGGCAACATTGGCTGGTGTGAGTACAAGAACCTTACGATACTATGATGAGATTGGAATTCTTAAGCCGGCGAGAATCAATTCATCAGGTTATCGTATATATGGACATGATGAAGTTAATAAATTGCAGCAAATTATGTTTTATCGTGAACTTGGTGTTGACTTAGATAGCATTAAGCAAATTTTATCATCTCCATCATTTGATCAAACAGCTGCCCTTGAAGAACATTTAGAAAATCTTTTATCTAAACGAGCACAACTAAATGTTCTAATTGAAAATGTAACAAAAACAATTGCTACAAAGGAAGGGAGAATAACAATGAGTGACAATGAAAAATTTGAGGGCTTCAAAGATCAATTAATTGAGGAAAATGAACAAAAATATGGAGAGGAAATTAGATCAAAATATGGTAATGCTACAGTTGACAAATCAAACAATAAATTAAAAAACATGTCCCAATATCAATATTCACAAGCTGAACAATTAGGTGCTGATATTTTAAATATTCTTAATGAAGCGTTTAAAACAGGTGACCCCGGGAGTGAGCTTGCTCAAAAAACAGCAGATTTACATCGCCAATGGTTAAGTTTGTATTGGGATCACTATACAAAGGAAGCGCATGCAGGACTAGCGCAAATGTATGTTGAAGATGAACGTTTCTCAGCATATTATGATAAAGAAAATAAAGGAACTGCTGAATTTCTAAGAGATGCAATTTTGATTTATACAAGCCAAAACAAAGCTGAAGAATGA
- a CDS encoding YebC/PmpR family DNA-binding transcriptional regulator, with protein sequence MGRKWNNIKEKKASKDANTSRIYAKFGREIYVVAKQGEPDPEANQALKVVLERAKTYSVPKTIIDRAIEKAKGGTEESYDELRYEGFGPNGSMVIVDALTNNVNRTASDVRAAFGKNGGNMGVSGSVAYMFDATAVIGVEGKTADEVLELLMEADVDARDILEEDDSVIVYAEPDQFHAVQEAFKGVGITDFTVAELTMLAQSDITLSDDAKAQFEKMIDALEDLEDVKQVFHNVDLSE encoded by the coding sequence ATGGGTCGTAAATGGAATAATATTAAGGAAAAGAAAGCTTCTAAAGATGCAAATACTAGTCGTATTTATGCAAAGTTTGGTCGGGAAATATATGTGGTAGCAAAGCAAGGTGAGCCAGATCCAGAAGCTAACCAAGCATTAAAAGTTGTTCTTGAGCGTGCGAAGACATATAGTGTACCAAAAACAATAATTGACCGTGCAATCGAAAAAGCAAAAGGTGGAACCGAAGAAAGCTATGATGAGCTTCGATATGAGGGATTTGGACCAAATGGTTCAATGGTCATCGTTGATGCTCTTACAAATAACGTGAACCGTACAGCTTCAGATGTTCGTGCTGCATTCGGAAAAAACGGTGGAAATATGGGTGTTAGTGGTTCTGTAGCTTATATGTTTGATGCAACAGCTGTTATTGGGGTTGAAGGAAAAACAGCTGATGAGGTTTTAGAACTATTAATGGAAGCAGATGTTGATGCAAGAGATATTCTAGAAGAAGATGATTCAGTTATCGTATATGCAGAGCCTGATCAATTTCATGCAGTTCAAGAAGCATTTAAAGGTGTTGGTATAACTGATTTTACAGTTGCTGAACTAACGATGCTTGCGCAAAGTGATATAACACTGTCAGATGATGCAAAAGCTCAATTTGAAAAAATGATTGACGCGTTAGAAGATTTAGAAGACGTAAAACAAGTCTTCCATAATGTAGATTTAAGTGAATAA
- a CDS encoding CapA family protein, translated as MDEKKASLSRVTNRRKRRRLKKVYRRILLGIIFIIIVSSAYSLLKPEKSAVVTTSEHERKESVISEKQLVEVQSDVDASIKISAAGDFTLGMDENFEYNGSFVHTASMNGLSYFLEGLNDVFKEDDLTTVNLETTLTNATEKAEKTFRFKGDPEYAQILKLGGIEAVNLANNHIFDYKQKGYEDTIEALKEKEVGYFGYENQFITTIKEVKIGALGYEGWEDTAEIRSTIEKDIQSLREQGVQIVLIHFHWGDEKHYVPNEDQKSLARFSIDAGADLILGHHPHVLQGIEEYNGKFIVYSLGNFMFGGNKNPSDKDTFVFQQTFHIENGELSDKKEINVIPFSISSVSSHNDYQPTLLSGGEYERVKDKIIHYSNQVKGSDWIVYDTEEEVTE; from the coding sequence ATGGACGAGAAAAAGGCATCTTTATCAAGGGTAACCAATCGAAGGAAACGAAGAAGACTAAAAAAGGTTTATAGAAGAATACTTCTTGGCATTATTTTCATCATAATAGTAAGTTCTGCATATTCACTCCTAAAACCAGAAAAATCAGCAGTTGTAACGACATCTGAGCATGAAAGAAAAGAGAGTGTTATATCTGAAAAACAACTAGTGGAAGTGCAAAGTGATGTAGATGCGTCAATAAAAATTAGTGCTGCTGGTGATTTTACACTAGGTATGGATGAGAATTTTGAGTATAATGGTTCATTTGTTCATACAGCTTCTATGAATGGTCTGTCTTACTTTTTAGAAGGACTTAATGATGTTTTTAAAGAAGATGACCTTACTACTGTAAATTTAGAAACAACCTTAACGAATGCAACAGAAAAAGCTGAGAAAACATTTCGTTTTAAAGGAGATCCTGAATATGCCCAAATACTAAAACTTGGTGGAATTGAGGCAGTCAATTTAGCAAATAATCATATTTTTGATTATAAGCAAAAAGGATATGAAGATACAATCGAGGCTTTAAAAGAGAAAGAGGTTGGTTATTTTGGTTATGAAAATCAATTTATCACAACCATTAAGGAAGTTAAAATCGGTGCATTGGGTTACGAAGGATGGGAGGATACCGCAGAAATCCGCTCAACAATCGAGAAAGACATACAGTCTTTAAGAGAGCAGGGAGTACAAATTGTGTTGATCCACTTTCATTGGGGTGATGAGAAACACTATGTTCCAAATGAGGATCAAAAATCACTTGCAAGATTTAGTATAGATGCTGGAGCAGACTTAATATTAGGTCATCATCCACATGTTTTACAAGGAATTGAGGAGTATAACGGAAAGTTTATTGTTTACAGTCTAGGTAACTTTATGTTTGGAGGAAATAAAAACCCTTCTGACAAGGATACATTTGTTTTTCAGCAAACGTTTCATATAGAAAATGGTGAACTTAGTGACAAAAAAGAAATTAATGTTATTCCGTTTTCGATTTCATCTGTTTCATCTCATAATGATTATCAACCAACCTTATTAAGTGGGGGTGAATATGAGAGAGTTAAGGATAAAATCATTCATTATTCCAATCAAGTGAAGGGATCTGACTGGATCGTTTATGATACAGAAGAAGAAGTTACAGAATAA
- a CDS encoding glutathione peroxidase, whose amino-acid sequence MSIYHFTAKAMNGTERSLEDYKGKVLLVVNTAGRCGFTYQYEDLQKLYNRYKEKDFVILGFPCNQFDNQEPDSNESIQANCLLNYGVSFPLFQKIDVRDENIHPLFDYLSQSKPFEGFNPFHPVAKILIPLLNEKHPEYLTDNYSIKWNFTKFLIDQEGNVVKRFECTTDPIDMEQDIETLVNNVTA is encoded by the coding sequence GTGAGTATATATCATTTTACAGCGAAAGCAATGAATGGAACGGAAAGATCTCTTGAAGACTATAAAGGGAAAGTATTATTAGTTGTTAATACTGCAGGTAGATGTGGATTTACATATCAATATGAAGACTTACAAAAGCTATATAATCGCTATAAAGAAAAAGATTTTGTAATATTAGGATTCCCTTGTAATCAATTTGATAACCAAGAACCTGATTCAAATGAATCTATTCAAGCGAACTGTCTATTAAACTATGGTGTTAGTTTTCCATTATTCCAAAAAATAGATGTAAGAGATGAAAACATTCACCCATTATTCGATTATCTATCACAAAGTAAACCTTTTGAGGGATTCAATCCTTTCCATCCTGTTGCAAAAATACTAATTCCGTTACTAAATGAAAAACACCCAGAATATTTAACAGATAATTACTCAATTAAATGGAATTTCACCAAATTCTTAATTGATCAGGAAGGTAACGTTGTAAAACGTTTTGAATGTACAACAGATCCTATTGACATGGAGCAGGATATAGAAACATTAGTAAATAATGTAACAGCGTAA
- a CDS encoding sporulation protein — translation MSFFNKILASVGVGSAKVDAKLSKSSIMIGEKVEGVIDVQGGNVEQAVDEIYLTVNTNYEKEQDDRVINKHVVIATIKLNEPFVIMPGETKTFPFQIEMPLDTPVSVGSSQVWIQTGVDIKGAVDPQDRDIVTILPNNMMDQILNVMKELGFSLRKVKNEEASFKLRKRLPFVQEFEFIPTSGSYYGKFDEVEVMFFLIDDQKIEVVVEVDRRARGLLVFFQKHLI, via the coding sequence ATGTCATTTTTTAATAAAATCCTGGCAAGTGTTGGAGTTGGTTCTGCAAAGGTTGATGCTAAACTTTCTAAATCATCTATCATGATTGGTGAAAAAGTAGAAGGAGTTATTGATGTACAAGGTGGAAATGTAGAACAAGCTGTTGATGAGATCTATTTAACAGTCAACACAAATTATGAAAAAGAACAAGATGATCGCGTAATCAATAAGCATGTTGTGATCGCAACCATTAAGTTAAATGAACCGTTTGTAATTATGCCTGGAGAAACGAAAACATTCCCTTTCCAAATTGAAATGCCATTAGACACACCGGTTAGTGTAGGTTCATCACAAGTATGGATTCAAACAGGTGTGGACATAAAAGGTGCTGTTGATCCACAAGATCGAGATATTGTGACAATTTTACCTAATAATATGATGGATCAGATTTTAAATGTTATGAAAGAATTAGGCTTTTCCTTAAGAAAGGTCAAAAACGAAGAGGCTTCATTTAAATTAAGAAAAAGATTACCGTTTGTACAAGAATTTGAATTTATTCCAACATCGGGTTCGTATTATGGAAAATTCGATGAAGTGGAAGTTATGTTTTTCTTAATTGATGATCAAAAAATAGAGGTTGTAGTAGAAGTCGACCGCCGTGCAAGGGGCTTGCTGGTCTTTTTTCAGAAGCACTTGATTTAG
- a CDS encoding serine/threonine protein kinase, which produces MNKFTKKWIELTEQPLKAHQIVNERYIIKKLLGKGSYGFTYLVKDEENQNKVLKQLRKYKMLEKSGEESFKQEVTILKTLNDSSFPTFYDEFIENEKHFIVMEYKKGKTYEDLIFIENMTFSEEEALKELYDVLVLVKLFHSIGWVHRDLRIPNILKNEEKKYIIDFGLARFINDNHSEQFDSLEKKLFREVSFKSDFYALGHFLLFLLYSSYQPKTREKRTWEEELDISNHTKRILRKMLQLDEPYDEINQIMKDIKRVIK; this is translated from the coding sequence ATGAACAAGTTCACCAAAAAGTGGATTGAATTAACAGAGCAACCATTAAAAGCTCATCAAATTGTAAATGAAAGATATATCATTAAGAAGCTTTTAGGCAAAGGTAGCTATGGGTTCACATATTTAGTGAAAGATGAAGAAAATCAGAATAAAGTGCTAAAGCAATTACGGAAGTATAAAATGCTCGAAAAGTCTGGGGAAGAATCTTTTAAACAAGAAGTCACTATTTTAAAAACTTTAAACGACTCTTCCTTTCCAACTTTTTATGATGAATTTATAGAAAATGAAAAACATTTTATTGTGATGGAATATAAAAAAGGAAAAACATATGAAGATTTAATTTTTATAGAAAATATGACATTTTCAGAAGAAGAAGCATTGAAAGAGCTTTATGACGTACTTGTATTAGTAAAATTGTTTCATAGTATCGGATGGGTTCACCGCGACTTACGTATTCCTAATATCTTGAAAAATGAAGAAAAAAAGTACATTATTGATTTTGGTCTGGCTAGATTCATAAATGATAATCATTCTGAACAATTTGATTCTTTAGAGAAAAAGTTGTTTCGAGAAGTTTCATTTAAAAGTGATTTTTATGCATTAGGTCATTTTCTTTTATTTTTACTTTATTCCTCATATCAACCAAAAACTAGGGAAAAAAGAACATGGGAAGAAGAGTTGGATATTTCAAACCATACAAAAAGAATTCTACGTAAAATGCTTCAGTTAGATGAACCATATGATGAGATCAATCAAATTATGAAGGATATAAAAAGGGTCATAAAATGA
- a CDS encoding DUF2515 family protein yields MNEETRNKKANDQFLEQQLKNILKESSPFVITQKERKIINTISNETKINNKNNLTRTNAYLTFYRQHPEIHWAFLAHMVSRNGGYNMTDLKSPLLESFVESKQQTILFHFLERANALIFHDAYPQLLLYKKSKEDSTDYSHLLPSFHVSKFMIPIWKFFFTSQQPSLLTYALITNEQHYVEKHLMTLPFIKKTVLLSFMYLLQEKLGFTHVLFPFKRYRFLNKHSLAGLEVHDFSSIKTRIDTGKKLYSILFSKNWLSSFSQFATKHEHTASRHDYWPHIFTNNIMDDHKIYSPPLAKAWEDVPHTFPKYQDWYIDFSQIKNFNNPLNIEFQVITKNVKHDLKLIKALSTMKELLT; encoded by the coding sequence ATGAATGAAGAAACTAGAAATAAAAAAGCAAACGACCAGTTTCTTGAGCAGCAACTGAAGAATATATTGAAAGAATCTTCTCCTTTTGTTATTACACAAAAAGAAAGAAAAATAATCAACACTATTTCTAATGAAACAAAAATTAATAATAAAAATAATCTTACTAGAACAAATGCGTATTTAACATTTTATCGTCAACATCCAGAGATTCATTGGGCTTTTCTTGCGCATATGGTTTCACGCAATGGAGGGTACAATATGACCGATTTGAAAAGTCCTTTACTTGAATCTTTCGTTGAAAGCAAGCAACAAACAATTCTGTTTCATTTTTTAGAAAGAGCAAATGCCCTGATTTTTCATGATGCCTATCCACAGCTATTACTCTATAAAAAAAGCAAAGAAGATTCTACTGATTATTCCCATTTATTACCCTCGTTTCATGTTTCTAAGTTCATGATTCCAATTTGGAAATTCTTCTTTACTTCACAACAACCTTCACTTCTAACATATGCATTAATAACGAATGAACAGCATTATGTTGAAAAACACTTAATGACACTTCCCTTCATAAAAAAAACTGTTCTACTTTCGTTTATGTATTTGCTTCAGGAAAAATTAGGTTTCACACATGTTCTTTTTCCTTTTAAACGCTACCGCTTTTTAAATAAGCATTCATTAGCAGGTTTAGAAGTTCATGATTTTTCTTCTATTAAGACAAGAATAGATACTGGTAAAAAACTATACAGCATCCTTTTTTCAAAAAATTGGCTTTCTTCATTTTCTCAGTTTGCTACTAAACATGAACACACAGCTTCACGTCATGATTATTGGCCACATATTTTCACCAATAACATAATGGACGATCATAAAATTTACAGCCCACCACTGGCTAAGGCTTGGGAGGATGTTCCACACACTTTTCCAAAATACCAAGATTGGTATATAGACTTTTCACAAATAAAGAATTTTAATAACCCCTTAAATATTGAATTTCAAGTTATCACTAAGAATGTAAAACATGATTTAAAGCTCATTAAAGCATTGTCAACAATGAAAGAACTATTAACATAA
- a CDS encoding YozD family protein, translating to MKEIEVIIDTEEIAEFFYNELTKRGYVPGEEELGELADITFDYLLNKCIIDEDLDYEENE from the coding sequence GTGAAGGAAATAGAAGTAATTATTGATACTGAGGAGATTGCTGAGTTCTTTTACAATGAGCTCACAAAAAGAGGGTATGTTCCAGGTGAAGAAGAACTTGGAGAACTTGCAGATATAACATTCGATTACCTTCTTAACAAATGCATTATCGATGAAGATTTAGACTATGAAGAGAATGAATAG